In Bacteroidota bacterium, the following are encoded in one genomic region:
- a CDS encoding AAA family ATPase, with amino-acid sequence MPPRLLSAEETYRATDTRAWRFRSTAALDYDPGLIGQPRALEAIRTAVNIAAPGYHLYLAGQPGVGKETALRRVLQDVARARPTPEDWVYVNNFRQPNRPLALRLPAGWGRRFAKDLEETVTAMLKAVTHALTGQDYLRQRQELERKLEREERARRQQLERLLRRKGFGFVEGDSGALEIVPLDKRGRPLSPSALKRLPRLERETLRQAWDQLREAHREQELELLRHWEAIQERIDELNVGLVERLADSIVGRLREKYQSVPDVLRYLDLVQEDLILSVIDRLYREEPTEAQEAAEEDNQEPLRPGFFDLWRRYRVNVFVDRTGQEGAPIESVPNPTYNALMGRVEYEFQFGAMVTDYTYVRPGALHWANGGFLLVNVHQLLLNPYAYEALKLVLQTRQIRIEPISPEPTMGNTVFVDPEPIPFEGKVVLMGNQEHYELLHALDPDFGELFRIKAEFDDSVLRTPEMELAYAAFVRQVCEREHLPHWTPRAVGRLIEHAARMVEDQGRLSTRFSELAGLVREAAYVARSRTPRTRRRVLVEVGDVEEALSRRWYRSSLPVEYLEEAVARGVLLVNTDGQRVGEINGLTVVELADIQFGYPARITVSIRYGRGEVLNIQREVRLSGPIHDKGVLILEGYLGQQYGLYQPLTISARIVFEQHYGRIEGDSASAAELCALLSALANVPVRQDLAVTGSVNQKGELQPVGGVNEKIEGFFRICRVKGLTGHQGVIIPAANVQHLMLHSEVREAVAEGRFHLYAVHDIDDCLELLSGLPAGKPDAQGKFPEGSFHARVLERILRLEAHVQATLRRLRRDSMQITRPEQGENQ; translated from the coding sequence ATGCCCCCCCGTCTGCTCAGCGCCGAAGAAACCTACCGCGCCACCGACACGCGTGCATGGCGGTTTCGGAGCACGGCGGCCTTGGATTACGATCCCGGCCTCATCGGTCAGCCGAGGGCGCTGGAGGCCATCCGGACGGCCGTGAACATAGCGGCTCCGGGGTATCATCTGTATCTGGCCGGCCAGCCCGGAGTGGGCAAAGAAACAGCTCTGCGGCGCGTGCTGCAGGACGTGGCTCGTGCTCGCCCCACCCCAGAGGATTGGGTGTACGTGAACAACTTCCGCCAGCCCAATCGACCCCTGGCTCTACGGCTTCCGGCGGGCTGGGGTCGGCGCTTTGCTAAGGACCTGGAGGAAACCGTCACGGCCATGCTAAAGGCCGTCACACACGCGCTTACCGGTCAAGACTACCTGCGTCAGCGTCAAGAGCTCGAGCGTAAGTTGGAGCGTGAAGAGCGAGCCCGCCGTCAGCAGCTGGAGCGGTTGCTGCGTCGAAAAGGCTTCGGGTTTGTCGAGGGGGACTCCGGCGCCTTGGAAATCGTGCCCCTGGATAAACGGGGCCGCCCCCTGAGCCCCAGCGCGCTCAAGCGCCTACCTCGTCTTGAGCGGGAGACCCTGCGCCAAGCCTGGGATCAGTTGCGAGAGGCGCATCGGGAGCAGGAGCTAGAGCTCTTGCGGCATTGGGAGGCGATCCAAGAACGCATCGACGAACTCAACGTGGGGCTTGTGGAGCGACTGGCCGACTCCATCGTGGGGCGGCTGCGCGAAAAGTACCAGTCCGTCCCAGACGTGCTGCGCTATCTGGATCTGGTGCAAGAGGACCTCATCTTAAGCGTCATCGATCGGCTGTACCGAGAGGAGCCCACGGAAGCTCAAGAGGCCGCTGAGGAGGACAATCAGGAGCCTCTGCGGCCTGGATTTTTCGATCTCTGGCGCCGCTACAGGGTGAACGTCTTCGTCGATCGCACCGGGCAAGAAGGCGCCCCCATAGAGAGCGTTCCCAACCCGACGTACAACGCCCTCATGGGGCGCGTTGAGTATGAGTTTCAGTTCGGAGCGATGGTCACGGATTACACCTACGTGCGCCCCGGCGCCTTGCATTGGGCCAATGGGGGGTTTCTGCTCGTAAACGTGCACCAGCTGCTTCTAAACCCCTACGCCTATGAAGCACTTAAACTCGTGCTGCAGACCCGCCAGATTCGCATCGAGCCCATAAGCCCAGAGCCCACGATGGGCAATACGGTCTTCGTGGATCCGGAACCCATCCCCTTCGAGGGCAAGGTTGTGCTCATGGGCAATCAGGAGCATTACGAGCTTTTGCACGCCCTTGACCCGGACTTCGGGGAGCTGTTTCGGATCAAGGCGGAGTTCGATGATTCCGTTCTGCGCACCCCGGAGATGGAGCTGGCCTATGCGGCCTTTGTGCGTCAGGTCTGCGAGCGGGAACACCTGCCGCACTGGACCCCGAGGGCTGTAGGCCGGCTTATAGAGCATGCGGCGCGCATGGTCGAAGATCAGGGGCGGCTTTCGACGCGCTTTTCTGAACTGGCCGGGCTAGTGCGCGAGGCCGCCTACGTGGCCCGATCCCGCACGCCCCGCACGCGCCGTCGCGTTTTGGTCGAAGTCGGCGACGTCGAAGAAGCCCTCTCCAGACGCTGGTATCGCTCCAGCCTTCCGGTTGAATACCTGGAGGAGGCTGTGGCCCGCGGCGTCCTATTGGTCAACACCGATGGCCAACGCGTGGGGGAGATCAACGGTCTTACCGTGGTCGAATTGGCGGACATTCAGTTTGGCTATCCGGCCCGGATCACGGTGAGCATCCGCTACGGCCGCGGAGAAGTGCTCAACATCCAACGGGAGGTGCGCCTAAGCGGGCCCATTCACGATAAGGGCGTCTTGATTCTGGAGGGCTACCTCGGACAGCAATACGGGCTCTATCAGCCCCTTACGATATCGGCCCGCATCGTCTTCGAACAACACTACGGCCGCATCGAGGGCGATAGCGCCTCGGCTGCGGAATTGTGCGCGCTCCTGTCGGCCCTGGCCAACGTGCCCGTTCGCCAGGATTTGGCCGTCACGGGCTCCGTAAACCAAAAAGGCGAGCTACAGCCCGTCGGGGGCGTCAACGAAAAAATCGAAGGGTTTTTCCGAATCTGCCGCGTAAAGGGGCTTACGGGTCATCAGGGTGTTATCATCCCAGCCGCCAACGTCCAACATCTGATGCTTCACAGCGAGGTCCGAGAGGCCGTCGCCGAGGGGCGCTTTCACCTGTACGCGGTCCACGACATAGACGATTGCCTGGAGCTCTTGAGCGGACTGCCAGCCGGTAAACCCGATGCGCAGGGCAAGTTTCCCGAAGGAAGCTTTCATGCCCGCGTGCTGGAGCGGATTCTGCGACTGGAAGCGCACGTTCAGGCTACCCTGCGCCGGCTGCGTCGAGACTCTATGCAGATAACCAGGCCTGAGCAAGGAGAGAACCAGTAG
- the fsa gene encoding fructose-6-phosphate aldolase — protein MKFFLDTANLEEIRQAADLGLLDGVTTNPSLVAKEGEVDFFEHLLQICQIAQGPVSAEVVATDYDNMLREAHELAKLHPNIVVKIPMTPDGVRAMRTLSLAGIPTNCTLVFSPAQALVAAKAGAAYVSPFVGRLDDVGSSGMELVRQIVTIYRHYGFNTQVLVASVRHPMHVVEAALMGADVCTMPFKVLEQLLRHPLTDVGLERFLADWRRRKTPLASA, from the coding sequence ATGAAATTCTTTCTCGACACGGCCAACCTGGAGGAAATCCGCCAAGCGGCCGATTTGGGCCTGCTCGACGGGGTGACGACCAATCCCTCGCTTGTGGCCAAAGAGGGAGAGGTAGACTTCTTCGAACACCTGCTGCAGATCTGCCAGATCGCGCAGGGTCCGGTCTCGGCTGAAGTCGTGGCCACCGACTACGACAATATGCTGCGCGAGGCCCACGAGCTGGCCAAGCTGCACCCCAACATCGTGGTCAAAATCCCCATGACCCCCGATGGGGTGCGGGCAATGCGAACGCTTTCCCTAGCGGGCATCCCGACCAACTGCACCCTGGTTTTCTCCCCGGCCCAGGCCCTTGTGGCGGCCAAGGCGGGAGCTGCGTACGTGAGCCCCTTTGTGGGGCGATTGGACGACGTGGGCTCCTCAGGTATGGAGCTTGTGCGGCAGATCGTCACAATATACCGCCACTACGGGTTCAACACGCAGGTGTTGGTGGCCAGCGTGCGACATCCCATGCACGTTGTGGAGGCCGCCCTTATGGGGGCCGATGTGTGCACGATGCCCTTCAAGGTGCTGGAACAGCTACTGCGGCACCCCCTTACGGATGTGGGGCTAGAGCGCTTCTTGGCCGACTGGCGACGCCGCAAGACCCCCCTGGCCTCCGCATAG
- a CDS encoding metalloregulator ArsR/SmtB family transcription factor, giving the protein MKTASPPACVNPAAIAAVRGAMPSESVMEEMAGLLEAMGDRTRLKLLLSLLERELCVHELALLTGLSVSAVSHQLRRLRDLRLVRPRRQGRVVYYRLEDEHVGDVIRIVRAHAEER; this is encoded by the coding sequence ATGAAAACCGCCTCGCCCCCCGCCTGTGTTAATCCGGCCGCTATTGCGGCCGTTCGGGGTGCGATGCCTTCGGAGTCGGTTATGGAGGAGATGGCCGGGCTGTTGGAGGCGATGGGGGACCGGACCCGGCTTAAGCTGCTTTTGTCCCTGCTTGAACGGGAGCTCTGCGTGCATGAGCTAGCCCTCCTTACGGGGCTAAGCGTTTCGGCTGTTTCCCATCAGCTGCGCCGGCTTCGGGACCTGCGCCTGGTGCGCCCCCGTCGTCAGGGGCGTGTGGTCTATTATCGGCTAGAGGATGAGCACGTAGGGGACGTGATCCGCATCGTGCGCGCACATGCGGAGGAGCGATAG
- a CDS encoding heavy metal translocating P-type ATPase: protein MRETTLRLLLPVEGMDCAGCALRLERVLRETPGVRGACVNFAAREAALDVDPEACELEALLRSVERAGYRVPLELAVFRVPDMECASCVARIEGALQKLPGVLGASADLLAREVRIRYVPGPSQREILERAIRRLGYAVQPLDSEAEPEGRQERLYRAYRRRVGWAALLTAPVFVISMFHLDFPGQAWVQALLAGAVVFGAGRGFFASAWRALRGGSANMDVLVSIGASAAYGYSLLATVTPGWFRAFGQEPHLYYETAATIVTLILVGNLLEKRASAQASASLRALMRLEPRTARLWQEGREQEVEVAALREGDVIVVRPGERIPVDGRILEGSSSVDESLLTGESAPVDKRPGDWVWAGTLNQTGAFRFVAMRVGSDTRLQQIIRLVQEAQTSKAPIQRLADRVSAYFVPIVIAIAVLTFFAWLLFGPSEHALRYAVMTSVAVLIIACPCAMGLATPTAVMVGIGRGAEMGILFKGGAAIERLARVDTVLLDKTGTLTLGRLRVTDVVPMDGVAEEELARWAGAAEALSEHPVGKALWAWACERLAELPQPEAFEAHPGRGVRARVLGKEVWVGAPDWVARADGPEQFWAHAAELSSRGRTVLAVSVEGRLLGLLGLLDEPRPEAQAAVVALRRLGLELLMLTGDRAQAARAVAEAVGIDRLWAQVPPEEKAACVRRLQQEGRRVAMVGDGVNDAPALAQADVGIAMGRGADVAAESSSVVLWADDLRQLARAVELARLTVRTIKQNLFWAFFYNTAAIPVAAGLLYPAFGLLLSPMIGAAAMALSDVMVIGNSLRLRLRRLPRTA, encoded by the coding sequence ATGCGCGAGACGACGCTGCGGCTTCTGCTTCCCGTCGAAGGTATGGACTGCGCCGGCTGCGCTCTGCGTCTGGAGCGCGTGCTTCGGGAAACCCCCGGTGTCAGGGGCGCCTGCGTCAATTTCGCCGCACGGGAGGCCGCCTTGGACGTAGATCCCGAGGCCTGCGAGCTGGAGGCCTTGCTGCGCTCTGTTGAGCGGGCCGGCTATCGGGTGCCGCTGGAGTTGGCCGTGTTTCGGGTGCCGGATATGGAATGCGCCTCTTGTGTAGCCCGCATCGAGGGGGCCCTGCAGAAGCTGCCCGGTGTTCTAGGGGCCTCGGCCGACTTGCTTGCGCGCGAGGTGCGGATCCGCTACGTACCCGGGCCCTCGCAAAGGGAGATCTTGGAGCGCGCGATTCGGCGGCTGGGCTATGCGGTCCAGCCCCTCGACTCGGAGGCCGAGCCCGAGGGCCGCCAGGAGCGCTTATACCGCGCCTACCGGCGCCGGGTCGGATGGGCGGCCCTGCTTACTGCGCCCGTTTTCGTGATCTCCATGTTTCATTTGGACTTCCCCGGACAAGCCTGGGTGCAGGCGTTGCTTGCGGGCGCCGTTGTGTTCGGGGCGGGACGGGGCTTTTTCGCGAGCGCCTGGCGGGCCTTGCGGGGCGGATCGGCCAACATGGACGTACTGGTCTCGATCGGCGCAAGCGCCGCTTATGGCTATAGCCTGCTGGCCACGGTCACACCCGGCTGGTTTCGGGCCTTCGGACAGGAGCCGCACCTGTATTACGAAACGGCCGCCACGATCGTCACGCTTATCCTCGTGGGCAACCTGCTGGAGAAACGCGCCTCGGCCCAAGCCAGCGCAAGCCTGCGCGCGCTTATGCGTCTAGAGCCCCGAACAGCGCGTCTCTGGCAAGAGGGCCGGGAGCAGGAGGTAGAGGTGGCGGCTCTGCGGGAGGGCGACGTCATAGTGGTGCGCCCTGGAGAGCGCATCCCCGTAGACGGGCGCATCTTAGAGGGCTCTTCGAGCGTCGATGAGTCGCTGCTTACCGGGGAGTCGGCGCCCGTGGACAAACGCCCCGGCGATTGGGTATGGGCCGGCACGCTCAATCAAACTGGCGCGTTTCGCTTCGTGGCCATGCGCGTGGGGTCCGATACGCGCCTGCAGCAGATCATCCGCCTGGTGCAAGAAGCCCAGACGTCCAAGGCTCCGATTCAGCGCTTGGCCGATCGGGTAAGCGCCTACTTCGTTCCGATCGTGATCGCGATAGCGGTCTTGACGTTTTTTGCCTGGCTGCTCTTTGGACCTTCCGAGCACGCCCTGCGCTATGCCGTGATGACCTCGGTGGCTGTGCTCATCATCGCCTGTCCGTGCGCGATGGGGCTAGCCACTCCCACGGCCGTCATGGTGGGCATCGGGCGCGGGGCGGAGATGGGCATTCTCTTCAAGGGAGGCGCAGCGATCGAACGCCTGGCCCGCGTCGATACGGTGCTTTTGGATAAGACCGGCACGCTCACCTTGGGGCGGCTTCGGGTGACGGACGTGGTGCCGATGGACGGGGTCGCGGAGGAGGAGCTAGCCCGTTGGGCCGGGGCTGCCGAGGCCCTAAGCGAACACCCCGTGGGAAAGGCGCTTTGGGCTTGGGCTTGCGAGCGTCTGGCGGAGCTGCCGCAGCCAGAGGCCTTCGAAGCCCACCCAGGTCGGGGCGTACGGGCCCGCGTCTTGGGCAAGGAGGTTTGGGTCGGCGCACCGGATTGGGTGGCGCGCGCCGACGGACCCGAACAATTCTGGGCCCATGCAGCGGAGCTAAGCAGCCGCGGTCGGACCGTGCTGGCCGTTTCGGTCGAAGGCCGTCTGTTGGGCCTGCTGGGTTTGCTCGATGAGCCCAGACCGGAGGCCCAAGCCGCGGTGGTCGCGCTGCGTCGATTGGGCCTGGAGCTCCTTATGCTGACCGGAGATCGAGCACAGGCGGCGCGTGCCGTGGCCGAGGCGGTTGGCATCGATCGCCTCTGGGCCCAAGTGCCGCCCGAGGAGAAGGCCGCCTGCGTCCGCCGGCTGCAGCAAGAGGGCCGGCGCGTGGCCATGGTGGGCGACGGCGTCAACGACGCTCCTGCCTTGGCTCAAGCCGATGTGGGAATCGCCATGGGCCGCGGTGCGGATGTGGCGGCCGAATCCAGCTCCGTGGTGCTGTGGGCCGACGACCTACGGCAGTTGGCGCGCGCCGTGGAGCTGGCGCGCCTGACCGTGCGCACGATCAAGCAAAACCTGTTTTGGGCCTTTTTCTACAACACAGCCGCGATACCCGTAGCAGCGGGCCTCCTGTATCCGGCCTTCGGTCTACTGCTTAGCCCCATGATCGGCGCGGCCGCCATGGCCTTATCGGACGTCATGGTGATCGGCAACTCGCTTCGGCTACGGCTACGCCGGCTGCCGCGCACCGCCTAA
- a CDS encoding choice-of-anchor D domain-containing protein — translation MYRTWIGVLLSIAFAEGAAGQPVVIWREDFSSAQRPNLPAGWSASGSGWRTDDQAPSPGSGGLNLMHNAQAAGQVLTPPVDLRGATEAELRYWVRTSQLSKTLTIRALAGGGSPAVLIAAGDSTVPAAVNTYQERVFRIPATLLGQSQVRFQFETSGSGTLRLDDLQVRAVAPLFRVSPELLDFGFVPLGARAERTLEVRNAGSRPLRLGPPEVTGEGFSVSPADSASLDPGQVRQYAVRFAPVQAGSASGQIRWSHNAGGSPTSVPLRGGGLDTVNALGFVLERASVWEDTADYRVELALAYADTSARLGGVQFELRYDPARLAWMGLEPGPGWAAGWRLEAEDSTGRVRVLALDPTGSGLGTGAYRPWMRLRWRVLPLSQGLSSAQTTLEIGGLRSAQARPDGRPATLRLGRDRMLLEVRARLAYAVSSVDSLALGAVAVGQTKQAAFQVRNPGGSRPLRVLAVSSTNALFTVEPSQATVAPGAEASFTVRFQPTKSQFGPQRGRVRLTHDGLGGVLEIPVSATGLHGRGDGQGDGLVNVLDLVRGIEGVLGRRALQELERRALDLFPFPDGDGLIDVRDLVVLVQAILRGRWPDDLPLPAGQVAASEPSAGIASLAPLRLWLHTSNEGLRLECESEQPFMGLELRLRLAGAAGLEAVRLDSSLGPQSWVGYRAETQEYVLLWAAMDGRARPSGRYPWAFIARPNLRTHYVSVRAALAAGSEGEPLSLSWTVLRGTAQEAESSPVRTWALGTPYPNPFVGPELLIPMEAPQARIVRVWIFDAMGRRVRLLFEGMIASGRHLLRWDGRNTLGTPVPPGLYGVRLEAGPVRLERAFLVGRLR, via the coding sequence ATGTATCGCACGTGGATCGGCGTGCTGTTGTCGATCGCCTTTGCCGAGGGGGCCGCAGGACAGCCGGTTGTGATTTGGCGAGAGGACTTTAGCAGCGCTCAGCGGCCCAACCTGCCGGCCGGATGGAGTGCTTCGGGCTCCGGTTGGCGAACAGATGATCAGGCCCCAAGCCCAGGTTCTGGGGGGTTGAACCTCATGCACAACGCACAGGCGGCGGGGCAGGTTCTTACGCCGCCTGTGGACCTGCGCGGGGCCACCGAAGCGGAGCTCCGATATTGGGTGCGCACTTCACAGCTCAGCAAAACGCTCACGATTCGCGCCCTCGCCGGCGGAGGCTCGCCCGCGGTGCTGATCGCGGCCGGGGATTCGACCGTGCCGGCTGCCGTGAACACGTACCAAGAGCGGGTCTTTCGCATCCCTGCGACCCTGCTGGGGCAATCGCAGGTGCGCTTTCAGTTTGAGACCTCTGGATCCGGCACGCTGCGTCTGGATGATCTGCAGGTGCGCGCTGTGGCGCCCCTGTTTCGCGTAAGCCCGGAGTTGCTTGATTTTGGCTTCGTGCCCCTGGGCGCGAGGGCTGAGCGAACCCTCGAGGTGCGCAACGCGGGCTCCCGTCCCCTTCGATTGGGACCGCCAGAGGTAACCGGGGAGGGGTTCTCGGTATCCCCTGCCGACTCCGCCAGCCTGGATCCGGGTCAGGTTCGCCAGTACGCGGTGCGCTTTGCGCCCGTGCAAGCGGGTTCCGCGTCTGGGCAGATCCGCTGGTCCCACAACGCCGGGGGATCTCCGACGAGCGTACCCCTGCGGGGCGGGGGTTTGGATACGGTCAACGCCCTGGGCTTTGTCTTAGAGAGGGCCTCCGTCTGGGAGGACACGGCAGACTACCGAGTGGAGCTAGCGCTTGCGTACGCAGACACAAGCGCCCGTTTGGGAGGGGTCCAATTTGAGTTGCGCTATGATCCGGCCCGCCTGGCTTGGATGGGGCTAGAGCCTGGTCCGGGTTGGGCCGCCGGCTGGCGCCTGGAGGCGGAGGACTCCACGGGCCGGGTGCGCGTGCTGGCCTTAGATCCCACCGGCTCGGGGCTAGGTACGGGAGCCTATCGGCCCTGGATGCGGCTTCGATGGCGGGTCTTGCCCTTGTCGCAGGGGCTGTCGAGCGCCCAGACCACGCTCGAGATAGGCGGGCTCCGAAGCGCGCAGGCCCGTCCGGATGGACGGCCGGCCACCTTGCGGCTGGGCCGCGATCGCATGCTGCTTGAAGTTCGGGCCCGTCTTGCGTATGCCGTTAGCTCCGTCGATTCACTCGCCCTCGGAGCTGTAGCGGTAGGGCAGACGAAGCAGGCCGCCTTTCAGGTGCGCAACCCTGGTGGGTCGCGGCCGCTGCGCGTCTTGGCCGTCTCCAGCACCAACGCGCTCTTTACGGTGGAGCCCAGTCAGGCCACCGTCGCCCCAGGCGCGGAGGCGAGTTTCACGGTTCGTTTTCAGCCCACCAAGAGCCAATTCGGTCCGCAGCGCGGCCGGGTTCGGCTTACGCACGACGGCCTAGGGGGTGTGCTGGAGATCCCCGTGTCCGCAACGGGCCTTCACGGCCGCGGAGACGGGCAGGGAGACGGGCTTGTCAACGTTTTGGATCTCGTACGCGGTATAGAGGGGGTCCTAGGCCGCCGGGCTCTTCAGGAGCTAGAGAGGCGGGCGCTTGATCTGTTTCCTTTTCCGGATGGAGACGGCCTTATCGATGTACGGGATCTTGTGGTGCTGGTGCAGGCCATTTTGCGCGGCCGCTGGCCGGACGATTTACCGCTGCCCGCGGGCCAGGTGGCCGCGTCCGAGCCCTCAGCAGGCATAGCCTCCTTGGCCCCCTTGCGCCTGTGGTTGCACACTTCGAATGAGGGCCTGCGGCTTGAGTGCGAATCCGAGCAGCCCTTCATGGGCCTGGAGCTGCGCCTGCGCCTGGCCGGTGCCGCGGGTCTGGAGGCGGTTCGGTTAGATTCCAGCTTGGGCCCGCAGAGCTGGGTCGGATATCGAGCCGAGACCCAGGAGTACGTGCTGTTGTGGGCGGCCATGGACGGGCGGGCTCGGCCTTCTGGGCGGTATCCATGGGCCTTTATTGCACGTCCGAACCTGCGCACGCATTACGTGAGCGTGCGCGCAGCGCTTGCTGCGGGCTCTGAGGGGGAGCCGCTTTCCCTTTCTTGGACCGTCCTTCGCGGCACGGCCCAGGAAGCCGAGTCGTCCCCTGTGCGCACATGGGCGCTGGGGACGCCTTATCCGAACCCGTTCGTGGGCCCAGAGCTGCTCATACCCATGGAGGCGCCGCAGGCGCGAATCGTGCGGGTCTGGATCTTTGACGCCATGGGGCGACGGGTGCGCCTGCTTTTCGAGGGCATGATCGCCTCAGGACGTCATCTGTTGCGCTGGGACGGCCGAAACACCCTTGGCACGCCTGTGCCGCCTGGCCTCTACGGCGTGCGCCTCGAGGCGGGCCCTGTTAGGCTAGAGCGGGCTTTCTTGGTGGGCCGGCTGCGCTAG
- a CDS encoding twin-arginine translocase TatA/TatE family subunit, protein MFGLGTGELILIFLAILLLFGAKRIPEIARGLGTGIREFKRATREIQDELSRPADRLEPPRPPLAKEAPEDSKNPSAA, encoded by the coding sequence ATGTTTGGTCTTGGCACCGGGGAACTGATCCTCATTTTTCTGGCCATTCTGCTGCTATTTGGGGCCAAGCGCATCCCGGAGATCGCCCGGGGACTCGGCACGGGGATTCGCGAGTTCAAGCGCGCGACGCGGGAGATTCAGGACGAGCTCAGCCGTCCTGCGGACCGGCTTGAACCGCCACGTCCACCGCTTGCCAAGGAGGCTCCTGAGGACTCAAAGAACCCATCGGCCGCATAA
- a CDS encoding aspartyl/glutamyl-tRNA amidotransferase subunit A gives MTTYESLRTALERGEITLRERVQLYLDRIAERNPELNAFLDVWAEEALQEAERIEARIRRKEAGPLAGMVVAIKDNIAVRGRRLTCASRMLEGFQSLYDATVVARLREADALLIGKTNLDEFAMGSSNENSAFGPVRNPHRPEYVPGGSSGGSAAAVAARLCDAALGSDTGGSIRLPAALCGVVGLKPSYGRVSRFGLVAFASSLDCIGPMARTVEEVARLLEVIAGPDPQDATSMPHPVPRYAELIQSASVRGLRIGLPREYYAEGLDPEIRRALEELARALEQEGAQLRAVSLPHTEYGIATYYILATAEASSNLARYDGIHYGYRAPMEAVMASLGQEAQALREALERARAAGDEEAAASYAERLENPDSPLVRLYKLSRTQGFGTEVKRRIMLGTYVLSAGYYEAYYGKAQRVRRLIQEDFMRAFEEVDVLLVPPAPTPGFKLGERLQDPLQMYLADVYTVTANLAGVPGLVVPIGWHSWELPIGAQLLGRPFEEERLLQLGRILETLRGGGT, from the coding sequence ATGACCACCTACGAAAGCCTGCGCACCGCGCTGGAGCGGGGCGAGATCACCCTGCGCGAACGCGTGCAGCTGTATCTGGATCGCATCGCCGAGCGGAATCCCGAGCTCAACGCGTTCTTGGACGTCTGGGCCGAAGAGGCCCTGCAGGAGGCCGAGCGCATCGAGGCGCGCATCCGCCGAAAAGAGGCCGGACCTCTGGCGGGAATGGTTGTGGCCATCAAGGACAACATCGCCGTGCGGGGCCGCCGGCTCACCTGCGCCTCGCGCATGCTCGAGGGCTTTCAGAGCCTATACGATGCCACCGTGGTCGCTCGGCTTCGGGAGGCCGATGCGCTCTTGATCGGCAAGACGAACCTCGATGAGTTCGCCATGGGCTCATCGAACGAGAATTCCGCCTTCGGCCCTGTGCGCAATCCCCATCGGCCCGAATACGTGCCCGGAGGTTCCTCTGGCGGCAGCGCCGCGGCCGTGGCCGCGAGGCTATGCGACGCCGCCTTGGGTTCCGATACCGGGGGTTCCATACGGCTTCCGGCCGCGCTCTGCGGGGTCGTGGGCTTAAAGCCCAGCTACGGACGTGTTTCGCGCTTCGGGCTTGTGGCCTTCGCCTCTTCGCTGGATTGCATCGGCCCCATGGCCCGCACCGTAGAGGAGGTGGCGCGCCTGCTGGAGGTCATCGCGGGACCCGATCCGCAAGATGCCACCTCTATGCCGCACCCTGTGCCCCGTTATGCGGAGCTCATCCAGAGCGCAAGCGTGCGCGGCCTGCGCATAGGCTTGCCGCGTGAGTACTACGCCGAAGGGCTGGATCCGGAGATCCGCCGGGCTCTTGAGGAACTGGCCCGCGCTCTGGAGCAAGAAGGTGCTCAGCTGCGTGCGGTGAGCCTGCCGCACACGGAGTACGGCATCGCCACTTATTACATCCTGGCCACCGCGGAGGCCTCCTCGAACTTGGCGCGCTATGACGGCATTCACTACGGGTATCGGGCCCCGATGGAGGCCGTTATGGCCTCCTTAGGGCAAGAGGCCCAGGCCTTACGTGAGGCGCTAGAGCGCGCCCGCGCTGCAGGGGACGAGGAAGCCGCGGCCTCTTACGCGGAGCGGCTTGAGAACCCCGACAGCCCCTTGGTGCGGCTCTACAAATTATCCCGCACCCAGGGCTTTGGCACCGAGGTCAAGCGTCGCATCATGCTCGGCACCTACGTGCTGAGCGCAGGCTACTACGAAGCCTACTACGGCAAGGCGCAGCGGGTGCGTCGGCTCATCCAAGAGGACTTCATGCGGGCCTTTGAGGAAGTCGATGTGCTGCTGGTTCCTCCTGCGCCCACGCCGGGCTTCAAGCTGGGCGAACGCCTGCAGGATCCGCTGCAGATGTACCTAGCCGACGTATACACGGTGACGGCCAATTTAGCTGGGGTGCCGGGTCTGGTCGTGCCCATCGGATGGCACTCCTGGGAGCTTCCTATTGGGGCGCAGCTTTTAGGAAGACCTTTTGAAGAGGAGCGCCTGCTGCAGCTGGGACGCATCCTGGAAACCTTGCGCGGCGGTGGGACGTAA